Part of the Flavobacterium sp. MDT1-60 genome, CTCTTGCAACAGGTATTTCTGAGGCACTTATCAACACTGCAACAGGTATCTCTACTTCTATCTTAGCTATCGTTTCTTATAACTTCTTTACTGCTAAAATTGATGATTTAACTTACTCTATCGATGAGGCTGGTACTACAATCGTGAATACTTACAGAAGATTCAGAGGAAGTTTGAAACAATAATTAATTTTTGATATTAATTATCAGAATAAAAATAAAAGAGAATGGCTAAAATAAAAATGAAAAAAAAGTCAACATCGACAGATATGACTGCCATGTGTGATGTTGCGTTCCTTTTGCTTACGTTCTTTATTTTGACCGCTACTGCTAAGGTGCCTGAAGCACTTCCTGTAGACATGCCTGCTTCCGTTGCTGAATTTAAATTGCCTGATACAGATTTGGCAATTATTACAGTAGGAAAAGGTGCAGACGGGAAAAGCAAAGTGTTTTTTGACCTAAAAGGTAGAGAGATTCGTAAAAAAACTCTTGAAGGAATGGGGGCAAAATTCGGTATAACTTTCACAGAAGAGGATAAAACTAAATTTGCTTTAATGGATGACTTTGGTGTTCCTGTTGCAAATTTAAAGCAAATCATTGACATGAAAGCATCTGACAGAGTGAAAGCAAATCAACCTGGAATTCCAATCGATTCTTTGGACAATCAATTAAAAGAATGGCTTTTAGTTTCAAGAAGAGCTTCTATCGACATTGATGATAAGGAATTGCAGATTGCAATTAAAGGAGATGCTAAAGAACAGTATCCACAAATTAAAAAGATTATGGATATTCTACAAGATCAGAAAATCAATTCCTTTAACTTAGTTACAGGTACAAGAGGAAAAGACTTTTAATTAAAAAAGATACACTAAAATGGCTGAATTAAATACCGGCGACGGTGGTGGCGGAAAAGGTGGTAAAGTAAGAAGTAAAAAGCAAAATTCTAAAGTCGATTTAACGGCAATGGTGGATTTGGCATTCTTATTGATCACGTTCTTTATGTTAACCACATCGTTGTCAAAACCTCAATCGATGGATTTGTCTTTGCCAAATAAGGAAGATGATAAGACGAAGACAGAAGATACTAAAGTAGATGAGAATCTTACTATGACTGTGATATTAGGAGAAAATAATAAGTTGACTTATTATATGGGATTATTGTCTGCACCTAAAGTTGGACCAAAAGATATTGCATATGGTAAAGATGGTATTCGTAAAGAATTGCTTAAACGAAAGAAATTAGCTTCAGAATATGCTGCTTCGATAGGAAAACCTAAAAATGGAATTATAGTTATCATTAAGCCAACTAAAAAATCGAATTACCGTAATTTAGTGGATATTTTGGATGAAATGGCTATTAGTGGAGTTAAAACTTATGCTATTGTTCCTGAGTTTACACCGGAAGAAAATAAATTGGTAGAGAAAAAGTAAGGTTTGTCTTATTTTAACATCCTAATAATCAAGAAAAATGAAATTAGATATTATAAAAAATCAGTGGCTTGATATCGTATTCGAAGGACGTAATAAGATATATGGTGCATATGAGTTAAGAAAATCGAACAGCAAAACTACGATAAAAGCGCTTATCATAGGTTCGATCATTTTTAGCTTTGCTGTAGCAGCTCCTCTTATTGCTAGCTTTTTACCAGATTCTGGTGAAGAAGATGTAGATAACAAGGTGAAGATTGCCACAGTAAAATTACCTCCTAAAAAAGAGGAAGTAAAACCGAATCAACCACCACCACCACCACCACCGCCAAAAGTGGATCAGGTGAAATTTACAAAACCGGTGGTTGCTAAGGCAGAAGAAGTTACTGAAGATCCTCCAAAAATTGAAGATCTTAAAGATAAAAAAGTAGGTTCTGAAACTATTAAAGGAGATCCGGATGCAGT contains:
- a CDS encoding biopolymer transporter ExbD, with amino-acid sequence MAKIKMKKKSTSTDMTAMCDVAFLLLTFFILTATAKVPEALPVDMPASVAEFKLPDTDLAIITVGKGADGKSKVFFDLKGREIRKKTLEGMGAKFGITFTEEDKTKFALMDDFGVPVANLKQIIDMKASDRVKANQPGIPIDSLDNQLKEWLLVSRRASIDIDDKELQIAIKGDAKEQYPQIKKIMDILQDQKINSFNLVTGTRGKDF
- a CDS encoding energy transducer TonB; protein product: MKLDIIKNQWLDIVFEGRNKIYGAYELRKSNSKTTIKALIIGSIIFSFAVAAPLIASFLPDSGEEDVDNKVKIATVKLPPKKEEVKPNQPPPPPPPPKVDQVKFTKPVVAKAEEVTEDPPKIEDLKDKKVGSETIKGDPDAVLTVDEPVGTGTAAVVEEDNQVYNTAGIEVKPDFPGGIEKFYKFVGNNYKTPEEEGLKGKVYVTFVVEKDGSLTDIKVLRDIGYGTGAEAIRVLKKCPRWTPGEQNGKKVRVLYSLPITIQSAE
- a CDS encoding biopolymer transporter ExbD, translated to MAELNTGDGGGGKGGKVRSKKQNSKVDLTAMVDLAFLLITFFMLTTSLSKPQSMDLSLPNKEDDKTKTEDTKVDENLTMTVILGENNKLTYYMGLLSAPKVGPKDIAYGKDGIRKELLKRKKLASEYAASIGKPKNGIIVIIKPTKKSNYRNLVDILDEMAISGVKTYAIVPEFTPEENKLVEKK